From Salvia splendens isolate huo1 chromosome 16, SspV2, whole genome shotgun sequence, a single genomic window includes:
- the LOC121771296 gene encoding uncharacterized protein LOC121771296 — MSDDAAPKQPNGVVIDPIVDDSHRTHDDLTLLNRLIAAIFSPDPNSSAPLPHRLKTALSDNIRDASNNTAAPLLQLTRSGSPLRALLVVSVGTIAFLALAGLLVFTLFFVAATVNAVVISLVMSLAAAGGFLALFFACVAAIYIGALSVAIFVISTATISCVFAVLIAAGWIGFFWMLWIAAQKSIGLAKHSVFITGSALSACSSTWNDRREQTSKKSN, encoded by the exons ATGTCGGACGATGCTGCTCCCAAACAGCCCAACGGAGTGGTCATCGACCCCATCGTCGACGATTCACACCGCACGCATGACGACCTCACCCTTCTCAACCGCCTCATCGCCGCCATTTTCTCCCCCGACCCTAATTCCTCCGCTCCTCTGCCGCACAGGCTCAAAACCGCCCTCTCCGATAATATCCGCGATGCTTCCAACAACACTGCTGCCCCACTCCTGCAATTGACGCGCAGCGGATCCCCTCTCCGCGCCTTGCTCGTTGTTTCC GTAGGGACAATCGCTTTCCTCGCATTGGCTGGACTGTTAGTCTTCACGCTTTTCTTTGTTGCAGCAACCGTCAATGCTGTAGTCATTTCTCTTGTGATGTCTTTAGCAGCAGCAGGAGGATTTTTGGCTCTGTTCTTTGCCTGTGTTGCAGCCATTTATATTGGAGCATTATCCGTAGCCATATTTGTCATCTCTACAGCAACAATTTCTTGTGTCTTTGCTGTTCTTATTGCTGCAG GTTGGATTGGTTTCTTTTGGATGTTGTGGATTGCAGCGCAAAAAAGCATTGGTTTGGCCAAACATTCGGTTTTCATCACAGGGTCGGCATTATCAGCCTGCTCGTCCACTTGGAACGACAGACGCGAGCAGACTTCAAAGAAATCGAACTGA